The proteins below are encoded in one region of Saccopteryx leptura isolate mSacLep1 chromosome 1, mSacLep1_pri_phased_curated, whole genome shotgun sequence:
- the RPL27A gene encoding large ribosomal subunit protein uL15, whose protein sequence is MPSRLRKTRKLRGHVSHGHGRIGKHRKHPGGRGNAGGLHHHRINFDKYHPGYFGKVGMRHYHLKRNQSFCPTVNLDKLWTLVSEQTRVNAAKNKTGAAPIIDVVRSGYYKVLGKGKLPKQPVIVKAKFFSRRAEEKIKGVGGACVLVA, encoded by the exons ATG CCATCCAGACTGAGGAAGACCCGGAAACTTCGGGGCCACGTGAGCCACGGCCACGGCCGCATCG GCAAACACAGAAAGCACCCGGGAGGCCGAGGTAATGCTGGTGGCCTGCATCATCACAGGATCAACTTCGACAAATA TCACCCAGGTTACTTTGGGAAAGTTGGGATGAGGCATTACCACTTAAAGAGGAACCAGAGCTTCTGCCCAACTGTTAACCTTGATAAACTGTGGACGTTGGTCAGTGAGCAGACACGGGTAAATGCTGCCAAAAATAAGACTGGAGCTGCTCCTATCATTGATGTGGTGCGATCG GGCTACTACAAAGTCCTCGGGAAGGGAAAGCTCCCAAAGCAGCCTGTCATTGTGAAAGCCAAATTCTTCAGCAGAAGAGCTGAGGAGAAGATTAAGGGTGTTGGTGGGGCCTGTGTCTTAGTAGCGTGA